The region ACCTATATTCCATTCTTCACCCTTTTGAAACATTTTCCGTTCTTTATTTTCTCTTCCAAATCCCATACCCCACTCTCACTCCTTCTACCAACCAACCATTCGAGTCCAAGGTACGTGCTACACTCTTTCATCATCGCCATTCCCAATTCCTCAGATCCATTTTTATCCTCTTATTCATACCTTTCACTTTCCTTACTTACTTTTTCGATTTCAATTGCCACTCACATTTACAAAAAATAAGATCTTTTACTGTGTTCGATCTAATTCTGATGTTTCTTTTTTGAGGGTTTTGTTTTGAATTTGAACTATTAGACAATACTATGATTGCCATTTGCTGTATTCAGTTAGTTATGACATGACAGTTAGTTTTTAGTTTGTTTGTTGAGTCAGTTATGCTGTAATCTATTTGTATGAAACTTTCATCTCAAGTAATGAATTCTGCAAATTCAATTCTGTTTACAAGCTTTCAGTTATGAATTGATAGTGCTACTACTGTTTCATTGATGCAGTTGGCAGTTCTTGCTTTGTGGTTTTCAACTGCGTCCGTCATCTAGGTATTCTGTGGAACTCGAGTCATTAAGTTGAGGGCTTCCTAGGTGAACTTTGAATCAGTGAGTCGGTGTTGTGAGAAAATTTTGGGATATGCTTATTTGACTGAGTAGTTTCGTTACCTTGtaatttttggattttttttatttGGTAGTTGAAAGTCATATAGTGAAATGTAATTCTTGTGTAGTGGCGAGAATGGCTAGAGGAAGAGCAGATGGGAGTTCAAGAACACGATTGATCACATCTGTGTTGCTTTTATTGATTGTTGGTGGTTTAGTTTATCTATATTCTCGGAATAGTGGCTCGTCTTCTTTTGAGTACACTAGCAAATCTTTAGAAATCGAAGGAGGAGATGGCAGTGTTGTGCCGAAGACCATTCCCGTGAGTCATCTCAACCTGAACTGAACAACTTTTACATTTTAATCCTTTGCACTAGTCTTGAGTGTTGGTGTTTGATATGAAGCATTTGTGTTATTTTACTCTTCTTTTCACTTGTCAAGGTCTGTGATGATCGACACTCAGAGATAATTCCATGTTTAGACAGAAATCTCATATACCAAACAAGATTGAAGCTTGATCTAAATCTGATGGAACATTACGAGCGACACTGCCCAGTGCCTGAGAGGCGTTTTAATTGCTTGATTCCCCCTCCTCCGGGGTATAAGGTGAGTTTCTCCTAGACATTGCTTTTTATATGGCATTAAGAAAGTCCATTATATTTTGAAATTTTCCATGCTTAAAGCTTTTAATACCTTGTCTCGTTATTTTATAACAATAGATTCCAATCAAGTGGCCAAAAAGCAGAGATCAAGTATGGAGAGCAAATATACCCCATACACATCTTGCAACTGAGAAATCTGACCAAAACTGGATGGTTGTTAAAGGTGAAAAGATAGTTTTTCCCGGTGGAGGTACCCATTTCCATCGCGGTGCGGATAAATATATTGCATCAATTGCCAATGTAAGTTAGTTACTTACTCTTATTTGAGTTGAGCTGATCACAAACAAAAAAAACTCCCACTATTATATAACTGGAAAATGGAATGACTTGATATTCATGATTGGTATTACAGATGCTCAGCTTTCcaaataataaaataaacaaCGGAGGAAGACTCCGTAATGTTTTTGATGTTGGATGTGGTGTTGCAAGCTTTGGAGGATATCTTCTTTCTTCTGACGTGTTAGCAATGTCGTTAGCACCAAATGATGTTCACGAAAACCAAATCCAGTTTGCATTAGAGAGAGGAATTCCGGCTTATCTTGGTGTCCTAGGAACACTTAGACTCCCGTACCCTAGTCGGTCTTTTGAACTTGCTCATTGTTCACGCTGTAGAATTGATTGGCTTCAAAGAGATGGCATACTTCTTCTTGAACTGGATAGGTTACTAAGACCAGGAGGCTACTTTGTTTACTCGTCTCCTGAAGCATATGCTCAGGATGAAGAGGATCGGAGAATATGGAGAGAAATGAGTGCTCTTGTAGAGCGGATGTGTTGGAAAATAGCTGCTAAGAAGAACCAGACTGTCATATGGGTCAAGCCTCTCACAAATGATTGTTACTTAAAAAGAGAGCCTGATACACAGCCTCCACTCTGCAGTTCTGATGATGATCCTGATATTGTTTGGGGAGTTAAAATGAAAGCCTGCATCTCACGTTACTCTGACCGTAAGTGATATTTTTCCTATTTCATACAATGATTTAGGGCCTAGTTGGATTGATTTGTTTGAGTTTATCTACATGCATAAACACTTGTGAAACTGTTTGAGAGAGCTCACCGAAACAATTTATGACATGTCTATAAGTTGTTTTCAGCTTATTTGCATATGCTCTTCAAGATAGCTTTTGAAAATAGCTTATATGAAAACAGATTGGCTTTATTTTATATTTTGTTATAGAAATAGTTTATACGTAAGCACTGATATGATAAATGCTTATGCTATAAGCGCTTAATTAAGTTGTTTATTCAAATAGGACAACTTATATTTTATTTAATCTCAAGATTAAGATAAACTGATAATAAGAATGTTCTCAGATCATCAATTGTTCTATATAATATGGCTACAAGAGTAAATGATGAGATAACAGAGTGAAAACAACTATCTTGAGATATGCAGCTGTATACATGAGTTGACTTTGTGAGTCAGATAACTTTTATTGTTCTCGATAGGTCCATGTTCTTTCTGATTGCATTATATTTCACACAATTTGCGCTACTGAATATTTGCATATATTAATGTTGCATGTTTTTCTGTTACACCAGCAATTTCTGGAATTAGTTCATGACTATGGCATTAAAAGTTGAATAATCAATAACCCACATAGTCTGCTTATCTGTACAGAGGTGCATAAAGCAAAAGGAAGTGATTTGTCTCCTTGGCCAGCTCGATTGACTACTCCACCTCCTCGTCTTGCCGACTTTAACCATTCTAATGAAATGTTTGAAAAAGACATGGTAATTTGAAATTACATCCTGTTTTCCAGCATCTGCTCATAGTTAACACTATCTAAATGTGACAGACACCACATGAATACTTCTTTTTCATTGGTTGAATTTGTGGAAAACATCGCATCTTCCTATCCGGCTTGGAGATTATGTCGATATAAAATAAATAAGCTTAAAAGAAGTGATTATTCAACGGTGTCTGTATAAACTAAATAAGCTTAAAAGAAGTGATTATTCAAGAATTTAGAATTGAGTTGTGAGCATGATAGTTCATGGCCAGCACGTCTGATTATGGGGTACATGATCTGACTAATTTTGTGCAGGATGTCTGGCAACAACGAGTTAGTAATTACTGGAAACTGCTAGGCAATAAAATAAAGCCTGACACAGTTCGTAATGTGATGGACATGAAGGCGAGTTTGGGTTCTTTTGCAGCTGCTTTGAAGGACAGAGATGTTTGGGTTATGAATGTAGTGCCTGAAAATGGGCCAAACACACTCAAGATCATATATGACAGAGGGCTTTTAGGAACAGTTCACAACTGGTATGACTCTTACAATGATCTTCATTGGTTTATACATTAACAACTACTCCTGTCTAATCGAttgttttgtttttcaaaaaTACTCTTCTTTGAGGAAAATAGTGAAATATAAAATGCAACCACTGTTTAATGAGTCTTAAAATAAATGGTTGAATATGTTTTTAGTTCCTATGAAATGCATGATTTTCAAGTTTAGTTCCTGCATAACTTTAGTTCAATTTTAGTCTCTTTTGCTTTTACAAAGACTATAAATGCACTAATTTTGTTGTAATTTCTTTCAAATTAGGGCCTACAATTGAAAAAGAATTATGTAGGGATTAAACATAAAATGTTGTAATTTTAAAGGGACTAGAAATATATTTAAACGCCACATGAGTTAAATTTCAAGCTGATTGTTGGTTACTTTTTATGACCGTTTTTAGTGCATCAATGTGATGACAGGTGTGAAGCATTTTCAACATACCCTCGTACTTATGATCTACTCCATGCATGGACTATATTTTCTGATATCATTGAGAAAGAATGCAGTGTCGAGGATTTATTGATTGAGATGGATAGAATACTGAGGCCAAAAGGCTTCATAATTATTCGTGATAAGCAATCAGTAGTGTTGTCTATAAGGAAGTTCTTGCCAGCATTGCACTGGGATGCAGTCACCAAATCTAGTATGGAGCAAGATTCGGATCAAGAGGATGATGATGCAGTGTTAATAATTCAGAAGAAGATGTGGCTGACAACTGAGAGCATTCGGGTTTCAGAAAAATGATATACTCACACTACGGACTCAGTCTTAGCCATGTCACATGAAGTTTAAAACACCAGCAACAGAGTGACAATTGAGCACATCATTGCGAAAATTTGCTTTCGTGTGTTCTAGGTGTTCCCCTTTATGTTGTTCGTCTTCTCTACACTACGGGTGTGAGTTACAATGAAAGCTCATCCCGAATCATCTTTTGAACTTCTTTGATTTTGAACACACTGTCACCCTGTTATTGTGATTAAGAAAATTAGAAATCTGAGACAGCAATAGTTTACATTGTCGGTCATAGAGATTAATTTCTGTCCAAATTGATTCGAAGAAGCTAATGGATATATATAGGTGCTTTGATTATTTCAGAGAATAATGTTTTGCACAAATAAGAGCATGTTGTTAGAACATTACAATGTGTAGTTCATTGTAATACTCTACTAAGAGCCTAAATATTAAGCTGAATAATATGTATTCATTAGATCATCTTTCAATCTAAGATGCAAAGTATGGGAATCAAGTCTATTTATACACTTGATTCctaaaatgaaaaaaaaggaaTATTATTTTCATTAACATAGCGAAGTTACAAATtaataaaaaaacataataaacTATTATTTTAATACCTCCGTAAGTTTGTAGACCAAACTTAGAAATGATATTGTTGAAAGGTTAGAGATTCAATGGTTTGGTGAAAGTATATGCAAGTTGTTTGGTTGTTAAAATATTTTAGAAGGTGGAATAGGTTGTTTGATTGTTAAAATAGTTAAAAGGTGGAATAGGTCTTGTTGGAGTTTTTTCAAACTATGTGGCAATATGTGGCATTATCACATAAAGAAGGGCAAATTTGCTGAAGAGGACATGTAAATCTTGAAGGAGGTAAATGAGCCACTAAAGCTCACAAACATTGGAGGTCATGGACAAGTATCCAGCTTTAGTGGAGGTTCTGGAAAAAGTGGATTGTTTTTTGGATTTATAGGATATAAAAAAGTTGTAACCACTCATCAGATAAAATCTGAGAAAACTCATTATTCATTTTATCTTATAAAAAATGTTTCATTTGTATTTTTTCTGTCTCAGACAAAATAAAATATATAGGGTGTATTAAGAAATCCTCTTGATTTATTTTCTGGAGTAATAATAATAAAGTTGTAAATGATTCagaaaaataatttaaaataagCAAATTGAGAAACTAAAAAGTTACACATATTACATGATAATTGATTGATTTGAATGAGTAAAAAAATTGAAAACCAGAAGTAATAAATTCATATTATGTTTTCAAATTCAAAACCAAAATCAAATTGGACAAAATAAGGGACTCCATGTTTCAAGTAGACCAAACCTTCACTTCCTTCTAAAAGATTTCTTCTAATGCTTCACTATTAACATTGCCTTTGTTTGTCCCATAAAAAAAATATTGTCTTTGTTGAAGTCTTTCTTGCAAATCTATTTAACCAAACAGAATGTCATAAATGTAAACTTCTTCCTTTGATAACTTGTTTGTTGAAGTGATACTTTTCGAGATCAACACAATCTCTAGGCATGCTAATAATATGGCCAAAAACATTAGGAGACATTCAAGCACCTTCGTCATCAACGTAGTTCACAACTTGGTCCCAATAATGAAATTTCAGAAATGTATTTTCGGAAACTTTCTGGCGATGCATTTCTGGaataaatttatttataaaatttgGATGTGactaaaaaatgaatgaattatgttTATTAGGTGcgtctggagatgcatcttcgaaaaTTGAAGAATATTTTGGACTTTCGCGTAGTGCCTAAGAAACATATAGGGTGCATTAAGAAATCCTCTAATCAATTGACTAACAAGTCTCCTATAATCAGTGGAATTGTATAAAGGCTCACCTTCATCTTAAGTCAATTTAGTCCCTCTGGGTATGAGAGTTGTAGCAAGTATGCAACCTAGTAGACATGTGTTGGAGAAAATGTTTTGAACATATTTTCTTTGACAAATGTTGATGTAGAGAAATCATAATTAAAATACGcaacaaaaaataaaaatttcCATTAAGTCGATGCTTACGAACGATCACGATCAATGATAAAATGATTATCTTTTGTGGTGATTAATTATTGATGTAAAATTAAGGAGCGCTAAACGAACAACAACACCTCTATTCAGTCCATACAAATAGAGTGTCTTCAATCTAAAGTGTTAGTTGTTATGAATGAAgatttagagagagagagagagagagagagagagagagagagagagagagagagagagagagagagagagagagagagagagagagagagagagagagagagagagagagagagagagcaaaTACTTCAACAtaaggttctatttatagaatcaTTTGTGTGAGTTGCAAGCCGAACAAATTCACTAAAcacaccgtaccttacaatgtaCTATATTTCACTTATGGTCTGTTTGGTTGGATTTTTTTTTGAAGGGGATGGGAGGGAGGAATATTTTAAATGACCAGtgttaactttaatgttttaGGACGGGAGAGGAGGAAAGAGGATGAGATAAGAAACCCTCGTAGAGTGATATTTTGTTCCTTCGAATTGAGATTTTTCTGGAGGGGATTAGAGGGATGCTAAAATATGATTAATTATATTGACGAAGTTAACCTTTATGTTTTCTTTATGATTTTTGTAAACATTATTCTTAAGAAAATATTAAAAGTTTAGGTTTTCCATCCAATTAATCATCTTCTTTTAGGTTTGAATTTCTCTTTTATGGCTAAAAAAATTTCCTTGCCTCAGGTCAACCTCGTATGCTACGACTATAGTTGCttccatttttttctttttcaaatcAACATCATTTTCACTTTTATTTTTCACAAAAAATtcattattttcttttttataactatacttgttttttttatttgttttttttattatgttttgtTCTTTGAACTTCATGTTATAATCcgttttttctttgtttatttttttccaattgtattaatttatttaaaacaatgaaTATTTTTTGTTTGATTATTTGTATAGTTTATGAATGAACAAATTTCTCTTTAATAAAATATACTAAAAAACCGTTGTTACACGTAACTATTTTAGTTAATATAAATATTAGAATTTTAAagataaaaatataaattagTTTTAAATTCTTCTCTCTCCTCTTTTGAAccaaatatatatttaattaaaatcCATCTTCTCCTCTCCTCACTAAACATATATTTAACTAAAATACCTCTCATCTCCATCCCCTCCCGTCCATTAAAATTCTTCCTTTCCCCTCTCCTATATTGTACCAAACAAACCCTTAACTGCACTGTATCTTACGGCGTTCTGTATTTTATATAAatacattgtaccttacgattTTCCATATTTCACTTAAGTACACTGTATTTTATGGTGTATTGCATTTCTCGAACTAACGTTAGTGCATTGTAAAAGCGCACAATTTAATAAACTTTACTTATTTATTTTCTCTCATCAATATGTCCTTATGTGTGTGACCATGTAAGTTCTCACAACATTGACAATTATATCaaatcacacatttaatataataaatagaAAGCGATATCTAACAACATATCACTGCTACTCAAGTCACGAAAATATCATTGGATTTGACAAAACATTTTTGTGATAATGTTTATGCACATAAATACTCTTTTTTCCTCATCTATATATTGAACACAAAGCATAAATTGTATCACTTTTGTCCAATTTAATAGTGagcccttagacatttatcttgttatgcAGAATGGAaaaatttcatctaggtcactcatgtccctcaacatgatttgtggagtactcatcaactaTTTTTATGGTCATCATGTTATGAACATGTTTGTTCAATATTAAAGTATGTGACGCCATATttaaggtccatagtggtttcaggttgaagaatggtatacactattatcaaGTTGAGAATAACTAATGACACTTGCATATtattctatgtagtattctcatatCGAGTCAATCTAGTACAAATATTACTCGTAATATGCATAACTATGTGAAtacttgataactctttatccatgatccatgagatgtaaTCATCTGTCTATCCATATAATATTCTCAATGCTTCAATGTTATTCCATTTCACAATAAATATTGACTTTAGATATTTTAAGAATTatgttcttatgtttaatgtggtctcacgattaagtcacacttaaAGTTTTATCAAACGAACTACATTTTGTAAGGatttattatttttgaaaaacaaacataataaagaaatgtattattattattattattattattattataaatatataAGTTGATACAAACACCAAGTTTTAATAAAACTATTGATCTCTAAGACTTATATCAATAGTTGATACCAATATTGGATCGTGCAATCTCCAAGATTATAAAATATTAGATGGTCCCAAGTGTCATATCCCAATTTTGTCTGGACATCTTAAACTTTCCTGCATCCAATTTCATACAGTTTTGCTTAGAATAAAATTTCGGTTCTATAGACAGACCGGTTAAATTGATCTTCAAATGTGTGTAAAGTTAGCGGGCAAAAAATTTAAAGATTGAGATTGCAGACGTTAGTTTTATTGATCTATGGTTCACGTAGTTCAACATAGTGTACTCGTTTTATTTTTTCGGTCTCGTTTGCATTCGCATTTAAACAACCTAAACCTTTTCAACCGGAAATTTTAAATTCATCTAATACATGTCCATTTGTAAAGTTTTTCATTTTAGCCATATacatttttatcatcaaataaagTCACCATAATCATACATATATACATTATAGTAGCCATTGTTGTTGAGAGTTTGAAGAGAATCTGGGTTTTGTTTTGAGTTTTGGAGGAAGATGAAAAGATTGAGTGCTTAAAGGTTTTCCAAGAAACGTATGAAAGAGAAATGAGTAAGAAGTGCGCCTTTTATAAGTTTTTGGAAGAGAAACGATTCAAATAAGCATTAATGGTTGACAAGTCAGTGAGACACGTGTCTCTCCAAGATTACATAGTGGAAAAATGGTAATtaatgttagactatggcacggatctagaagggggggttgaatagatcccaattaaaaacttgagtcggcgctaccaatttaaaattggttttgaaaaattgttttaagtgcggaagcggccgaggaaaattttagtctaaaacgaaccgttattggaaaaccggatatgcgttaagctaatagattagagataaagtgaaatacaaatcactacactaattgtacaatcaatgatatgtttcacttactaggattcctagttccaatgatccaaatacCAGATTAAACAAGatacaaacttaagacaactttggtttaggcaaattttcaaacacttggcgtgcataaacactccaagtgatatttgtgttgagtaagtaattcaaattgatctagtacaatatactattgtactttggatacaaaaacagagtttttaatctcttactcaacttatatcaatgtttggtaaaattgcttaaactaaaatcacttaatttttaagctgaaaaacacttatgcagaaaatcaaagaagacagagatttgatgaggcagttcccccgccgtcctcgcttcggggtacgtctgccctcaattctaaacttagaattgagatgatttaattagatatcacctgtgaaatttaaccgtttatacaaggattgcaaagcaagtaaacaacagaactcccaatgtgttgaatgatgcttcctatccttgctccttgattcaagatgaatcaagaccttcgatcgttgttgctagacctccgattccagcccctttgttgaagaatcttccgt is a window of Lathyrus oleraceus cultivar Zhongwan6 chromosome 6, CAAS_Psat_ZW6_1.0, whole genome shotgun sequence DNA encoding:
- the LOC127092107 gene encoding probable methyltransferase PMT3 isoform X1, with the protein product MARMARGRADGSSRTRLITSVLLLLIVGGLVYLYSRNSGSSSFEYTSKSLEIEGGDGSVVPKTIPVCDDRHSEIIPCLDRNLIYQTRLKLDLNLMEHYERHCPVPERRFNCLIPPPPGYKIPIKWPKSRDQVWRANIPHTHLATEKSDQNWMVVKGEKIVFPGGGTHFHRGADKYIASIANMLSFPNNKINNGGRLRNVFDVGCGVASFGGYLLSSDVLAMSLAPNDVHENQIQFALERGIPAYLGVLGTLRLPYPSRSFELAHCSRCRIDWLQRDGILLLELDRLLRPGGYFVYSSPEAYAQDEEDRRIWREMSALVERMCWKIAAKKNQTVIWVKPLTNDCYLKREPDTQPPLCSSDDDPDIVWGVKMKACISRYSDQVHKAKGSDLSPWPARLTTPPPRLADFNHSNEMFEKDMDVWQQRVSNYWKLLGNKIKPDTVRNVMDMKASLGSFAAALKDRDVWVMNVVPENGPNTLKIIYDRGLLGTVHNWCEAFSTYPRTYDLLHAWTIFSDIIEKECSVEDLLIEMDRILRPKGFIIIRDKQSVVLSIRKFLPALHWDAVTKSSMEQDSDQEDDDAVLIIQKKMWLTTESIRVSEK
- the LOC127092107 gene encoding probable methyltransferase PMT3 isoform X2, whose amino-acid sequence is MARGRADGSSRTRLITSVLLLLIVGGLVYLYSRNSGSSSFEYTSKSLEIEGGDGSVVPKTIPVCDDRHSEIIPCLDRNLIYQTRLKLDLNLMEHYERHCPVPERRFNCLIPPPPGYKIPIKWPKSRDQVWRANIPHTHLATEKSDQNWMVVKGEKIVFPGGGTHFHRGADKYIASIANMLSFPNNKINNGGRLRNVFDVGCGVASFGGYLLSSDVLAMSLAPNDVHENQIQFALERGIPAYLGVLGTLRLPYPSRSFELAHCSRCRIDWLQRDGILLLELDRLLRPGGYFVYSSPEAYAQDEEDRRIWREMSALVERMCWKIAAKKNQTVIWVKPLTNDCYLKREPDTQPPLCSSDDDPDIVWGVKMKACISRYSDQVHKAKGSDLSPWPARLTTPPPRLADFNHSNEMFEKDMDVWQQRVSNYWKLLGNKIKPDTVRNVMDMKASLGSFAAALKDRDVWVMNVVPENGPNTLKIIYDRGLLGTVHNWCEAFSTYPRTYDLLHAWTIFSDIIEKECSVEDLLIEMDRILRPKGFIIIRDKQSVVLSIRKFLPALHWDAVTKSSMEQDSDQEDDDAVLIIQKKMWLTTESIRVSEK